In a genomic window of Deinococcus aquiradiocola:
- the kdpC gene encoding potassium-transporting ATPase subunit KdpC, whose protein sequence is MTLQDPTQTPLAPTPAPDLDSFGGTPATWIVFTVLTFALGGLLYPVVTTLLSGMLFPAQANGSLITRGGTVIGSELIGQPFSGDRYFIGRISAAGTGYDPTAASGSNLAGSNPALRERVQADSASIARREGVTPDQIPADLVTASGSGLDPHISPEGAALQVRRVARARGLSETQVQTAVRDATEGGVIGEPRVNVLRLNLALDALKPGTGS, encoded by the coding sequence ATGACCCTCCAAGACCCCACCCAGACCCCACTCGCCCCCACGCCCGCCCCGGACCTCGACTCGTTCGGCGGCACGCCCGCCACCTGGATCGTCTTCACCGTCCTCACCTTCGCGCTCGGCGGCCTGCTCTACCCGGTCGTCACCACCCTCCTGAGCGGCATGCTCTTTCCGGCCCAGGCGAACGGCAGCCTCATCACGCGCGGTGGCACGGTGATCGGCAGCGAACTGATCGGGCAGCCGTTCAGCGGCGACCGGTACTTCATCGGGCGCATCAGCGCCGCCGGGACCGGCTACGACCCGACCGCCGCGAGCGGCAGCAACCTCGCGGGCAGCAACCCCGCCCTGCGTGAACGCGTGCAGGCCGACAGCGCCAGCATCGCCCGGCGCGAGGGCGTCACGCCCGACCAGATTCCCGCCGACCTCGTCACCGCGTCCGGCAGCGGCCTCGACCCGCACATCTCGCCGGAAGGCGCGGCCCTGCAGGTGCGCCGCGTGGCCCGCGCGCGCGGCCTGAGCGAAACGCAGGTCCAGACCGCCGTCCGTGACGCGACCGAGGGCGGCGTGATCGGCGAGCCGCGCGTCAACGTCCTGCGCCTCAACCTCGCCCTCGACGCCCTAAAGCCCGGCACCGGCAGCTGA
- the kdpF gene encoding K(+)-transporting ATPase subunit F, which translates to MNTFLLLLVVAVSLYLLYALLRPEKF; encoded by the coding sequence ATGAATACCTTCCTCCTCCTGCTGGTCGTGGCCGTGAGCCTGTACCTGCTGTACGCCCTCCTGCGGCCCGAGAAGTTCTGA
- the kdpB gene encoding potassium-transporting ATPase subunit KdpB codes for MTVQPQEAQQVPVTPGSRNRPKNIFAPEFVRPALLASFTKLDPRSVARNPVMFVVELGAFLTLYIAAANAATGRSSGYELGIGALLLLTNLFANFAEGLAEARGKAQAASLRAAREGTLARLLDGSSVSSSALKRGDRVVVEAGDFIPGDGEIVEGIATVDESAITGESAPVIREAGTDHSGVTGGTKVLSDRIVVEITSQPGESFLDRMIALVEGASRQKTPNEIALSILLSALTLVFVFVVATLPALSGFVGAKVSITTLVALLVCLIPTTIGGLLPAIGIAGMDRALQANVIAKSGKAVEVAGDVDILLLDKTGTITIGDRQATRFLPLPGVPEVDLARAAMLSSLADPTPEGRSIVTLARAQGVNVTAPQDAEFVEFSAQTRMSGLDFQSEGRTVSIRKGAASRIAALSSERGGTVPAELQARVDEVARSGATPLSVIQDDRVLGVVALSDIIKPGIRERFEQLRRMGLRTVMITGDNPLTAAAIAAEAGVDGFLAEATPEDKLRMIRDEQAAGKLVAMMGDGTNDAPALAQADVGLAMNSGTQAAKEAGNMVDLDSDPTKLLEVVEIGKQLLITRGALTTFSIANDVAKYFAILPALFVAAFPALGVLNVMHLTSSRSAILSAVIFNALIIPALIPLALRGVKYTPGSADRLLARNLLVYGLGGVLLPFAGIKLIDLLLGVLHLA; via the coding sequence ATGACCGTTCAGCCGCAGGAAGCCCAGCAGGTCCCCGTCACGCCCGGCAGCAGGAACCGCCCGAAGAACATCTTCGCGCCGGAATTCGTGCGCCCCGCCCTGCTCGCGTCCTTCACCAAACTCGACCCGCGCAGCGTGGCCCGCAACCCCGTGATGTTCGTGGTGGAACTCGGCGCGTTCCTCACCCTGTACATTGCCGCCGCGAACGCCGCCACCGGCCGCAGTTCCGGGTACGAACTCGGGATCGGGGCGCTGCTGCTGCTCACGAACCTCTTCGCGAACTTCGCCGAGGGGCTCGCCGAGGCGCGCGGCAAGGCACAGGCCGCGTCCCTGCGCGCCGCCCGCGAAGGCACCCTCGCCCGCCTGCTGGACGGCTCCTCGGTCAGCAGCAGCGCCCTGAAACGCGGGGACCGCGTGGTGGTGGAGGCCGGAGACTTCATTCCCGGCGACGGCGAGATCGTGGAAGGCATCGCCACCGTCGACGAGAGCGCCATCACCGGCGAGAGCGCGCCCGTCATCCGCGAGGCCGGCACCGACCACAGCGGCGTGACGGGCGGCACCAAGGTCCTCTCGGACCGCATCGTGGTCGAGATCACGTCCCAGCCGGGCGAGAGCTTCCTCGACCGCATGATCGCCCTGGTCGAGGGCGCCAGCCGTCAGAAGACCCCCAACGAGATCGCGCTGTCCATCCTGCTGAGCGCCCTGACGCTGGTGTTCGTGTTCGTCGTCGCCACGCTCCCCGCCCTGAGCGGCTTCGTGGGCGCGAAGGTCTCCATCACCACGCTCGTGGCGCTGCTGGTGTGCCTCATCCCCACCACCATCGGCGGCCTGCTGCCCGCCATCGGCATCGCGGGCATGGACCGCGCCCTGCAGGCCAACGTGATCGCCAAGAGCGGCAAGGCCGTCGAGGTGGCGGGCGACGTGGACATCCTGCTGCTCGACAAGACCGGCACCATCACCATCGGCGACCGGCAGGCGACACGCTTCCTGCCGCTGCCCGGCGTGCCGGAGGTGGACCTGGCCCGCGCCGCCATGCTCTCCAGTCTGGCCGACCCCACCCCCGAAGGGCGCAGCATCGTGACGCTCGCCCGCGCACAGGGCGTGAACGTCACCGCGCCGCAGGACGCGGAATTCGTGGAGTTCAGCGCGCAGACCCGCATGAGCGGCCTCGACTTCCAGTCGGAGGGGCGCACCGTCAGCATCCGCAAGGGCGCCGCGAGCCGCATCGCCGCACTCAGCAGCGAACGCGGCGGCACCGTGCCCGCCGAACTGCAGGCCCGCGTGGACGAGGTCGCCCGCTCCGGCGCCACGCCCCTGTCCGTCATTCAGGACGACCGCGTGCTGGGCGTCGTGGCCCTGTCGGACATCATCAAGCCCGGCATCCGCGAGCGTTTCGAGCAGCTGCGCCGCATGGGCCTGCGCACCGTCATGATCACCGGCGACAACCCTCTCACGGCCGCCGCCATCGCCGCCGAGGCGGGCGTGGACGGCTTCCTCGCCGAAGCGACCCCCGAAGACAAGCTCCGCATGATCCGCGACGAGCAGGCCGCCGGGAAACTCGTCGCCATGATGGGCGACGGCACCAACGACGCGCCCGCCCTCGCGCAGGCCGACGTGGGCCTCGCCATGAACAGCGGCACGCAGGCCGCCAAGGAAGCGGGCAACATGGTGGACCTCGACAGCGACCCCACCAAGCTGCTGGAAGTCGTCGAGATCGGCAAGCAGCTCCTCATCACGCGCGGCGCGCTCACCACCTTCAGCATCGCCAACGACGTCGCCAAGTACTTCGCGATCCTGCCCGCCCTGTTCGTCGCGGCGTTCCCGGCGCTCGGCGTGCTGAACGTCATGCACCTCACCAGCAGCCGCAGCGCCATCCTGTCGGCCGTGATCTTCAACGCGCTCATCATCCCGGCCCTCATTCCGCTCGCGCTGCGCGGCGTGAAGTACACTCCCGGCAGCGCCGACCGCCTGCTGGCCCGCAACCTGCTCGTGTACGGTCTCGGCGGCGTGCTGCTGCCCTTCGCGGGCATCAAGCTCATCGACCTGCTGCTCGGTGTCCTGCACCTCGCCTGA
- a CDS encoding tetratricopeptide repeat protein: MLLSSALALAACTSAHAQTMVEQVGVTQISNTLNQVSTPNLKAPNIPAPAVISPAQPAATDASSPASLLTLPVSAPTPAYLAALDKAQASLKAGSYRDAQAQYEALVSQDYQNPQAHFGLGLSLFALSDLQGARFEFTQLAALNPAGFEGPYNLGVVASRLNDNAEALTQFTKAAELARGKVSTPVLRQVLEALAGEQARKADYAALVTTLSEMVRAEPTDLDLQYRQAQALTLAGQGTLALPVLYALRQKAPGNTDAALLTADIYAAQKLTDRAIRELDAAVPPAPDGTARARLLLRKADLLATSGRTRDAVFAAQDAVNADSRNAAAQARLGELRYARNDRPGALTAWKAAVALDPKNALYLASQAVVELALGQNAQAAQDARRASLLPGDNAALARAQFVQGVASYRQADYASARSALASSALKAPSAETSLWLGLSSYALKDYGGAVLALQDSLKLQPSAQTQLSLGSALIASGRYADAEATLRPLVVSDPTNGEAWYQLGLSRQAQGRKAEALASFRTAASLGNARARSALK; this comes from the coding sequence TTGCTGCTGAGTTCCGCACTCGCTCTCGCGGCGTGCACTTCGGCCCACGCCCAGACGATGGTCGAGCAGGTCGGGGTGACCCAGATCAGCAACACGCTCAACCAGGTGAGCACGCCGAACCTCAAGGCGCCGAACATCCCGGCCCCTGCCGTCATCTCGCCCGCCCAGCCCGCCGCCACAGACGCGTCCAGCCCCGCCAGCCTCCTGACCCTCCCCGTCAGCGCCCCCACGCCCGCGTACCTCGCCGCGCTCGACAAGGCCCAGGCCAGCCTCAAGGCAGGCAGTTACCGCGACGCGCAGGCGCAATACGAGGCGCTCGTCTCGCAGGACTACCAGAATCCCCAGGCGCACTTCGGTCTGGGGCTCTCGCTGTTCGCCCTCTCGGACCTGCAGGGCGCACGCTTCGAGTTCACGCAGCTCGCGGCCCTCAACCCGGCCGGATTCGAAGGACCGTACAACCTCGGCGTGGTCGCCAGCCGCCTGAACGACAACGCCGAGGCGCTCACGCAGTTCACGAAGGCCGCCGAACTCGCGCGCGGCAAGGTCAGCACGCCCGTCCTGCGGCAGGTGCTGGAAGCGCTCGCCGGAGAGCAGGCCCGCAAGGCCGACTACGCCGCCCTCGTCACGACCCTGTCCGAGATGGTCCGCGCCGAGCCGACCGACCTCGACCTGCAGTACCGGCAGGCGCAGGCCCTCACGCTCGCCGGGCAGGGCACGCTCGCGCTGCCCGTGCTGTACGCCCTGCGTCAGAAAGCGCCCGGCAATACCGACGCCGCGCTCCTCACGGCCGACATCTACGCCGCGCAGAAACTCACGGACCGCGCCATCCGCGAACTCGACGCCGCCGTGCCGCCCGCCCCGGACGGCACGGCCCGCGCGCGCCTGCTGCTGCGCAAGGCGGACCTGCTCGCCACGTCCGGCCGGACGCGTGACGCCGTGTTCGCCGCGCAGGACGCCGTGAACGCCGACAGCCGCAACGCGGCCGCCCAGGCGCGCCTCGGCGAACTGCGCTACGCCCGCAACGACCGCCCCGGCGCCCTCACCGCCTGGAAGGCCGCCGTGGCCCTCGACCCCAAAAACGCCCTGTACCTCGCCAGTCAGGCCGTCGTGGAACTTGCGCTCGGACAGAACGCGCAGGCCGCGCAGGACGCCCGCCGCGCCTCGCTGCTGCCCGGCGACAACGCCGCCCTCGCCCGCGCGCAGTTCGTGCAGGGCGTCGCGTCGTACCGGCAGGCCGACTACGCCTCGGCCCGCAGCGCGCTCGCGTCCAGTGCCCTCAAGGCCCCCAGCGCCGAGACGTCCCTGTGGCTCGGACTGTCCAGCTACGCCCTCAAAGACTACGGCGGGGCCGTGCTGGCCCTGCAGGACAGCCTGAAGCTGCAGCCGAGCGCGCAGACGCAGCTCAGCCTCGGCTCGGCCCTCATCGCGTCGGGCCGCTACGCGGACGCCGAAGCGACCCTGCGGCCCCTGGTGGTCTCGGACCCCACGAACGGCGAGGCGTGGTATCAGCTGGGCCTGTCCCGTCAGGCGCAGGGCCGCAAGGCCGAAGCGCTGGCGTCCTTCCGGACGGCCGCCAGCCTGGGCAACGCCCGCGCCAGGAGTGCCCTGAAGTGA
- a CDS encoding response regulator, with amino-acid sequence MTAAPERPAPIRVALIEDHAFTRDGLRVAINFEPDLTVVGEARSGEEGLELLERVQADVVVLDIGLPGIDGIETAARIKRAPGTPPRIVMLTAHNLQAEVLAAMSSGANAYCLKSADPDLLLAAIRAAAVGSAYLDPQIAHHVLGVIRTPEPASSPLTGRETEVLRLIADGQGNKEIARTLSISISTVKFHVQDILEKLSASDRTQAAVKALRQGLL; translated from the coding sequence GTGACCGCCGCGCCCGAACGTCCCGCGCCCATCCGGGTCGCGCTGATCGAGGATCATGCCTTCACGCGCGACGGGCTGCGCGTCGCCATCAACTTCGAGCCGGACCTGACGGTGGTGGGCGAGGCGCGCAGCGGCGAGGAGGGCCTGGAGCTGCTGGAGCGCGTGCAGGCGGACGTGGTGGTGCTCGACATCGGACTGCCCGGCATCGACGGGATCGAGACGGCGGCCCGCATCAAGCGCGCCCCCGGCACCCCGCCGCGCATCGTGATGCTCACGGCGCACAACCTGCAGGCGGAAGTGCTGGCCGCCATGAGCAGCGGCGCGAACGCGTACTGCCTCAAGAGCGCCGACCCGGACCTGCTGCTCGCCGCGATCCGCGCGGCCGCCGTGGGCAGCGCGTACCTTGACCCGCAGATCGCGCACCACGTGCTCGGCGTGATCCGCACACCGGAGCCCGCGTCGTCGCCGCTCACGGGGCGCGAAACGGAGGTGCTGCGCCTCATCGCGGACGGGCAGGGCAACAAGGAGATCGCGCGGACCCTGAGCATCAGCATCAGCACCGTGAAATTCCACGTGCAGGACATCCTGGAGAAGCTGAGCGCCTCGGACCGCACGCAGGCGGCCGTGAAGGCCCTCCGGCAGGGCCTGCTGTAA
- the rlmN gene encoding 23S rRNA (adenine(2503)-C(2))-methyltransferase RlmN, with amino-acid sequence MQLLLDLHPDAYPLSGYRRRQLLEWVFVHGAGDYAAMSNLPAGLREELAQEYTLDPFRKTETFRSSDGSVKYLFTLPDHRQMEAVYMPYLDRKTICVSTMVGCPAKCAFCATGALGFGRNLTAGEVVGQILAVARGEGLSPRDLRNLVFMGMGEPLLNYDATIQAARILLHPLALGMSKRRVTLSTVGLAKGIRRLALEEDLGIKLAISLHAPDEETRQRIIPTGNANSIDEIMASAREYQEVTGRRVTFEYAMLRGVNDSVWQAELLADLLRGLVSHVNLIPMNPWDGSGFEESTEAELQAFYDALERRGVEVSVRRSRGRDAGAACGQLALKNPGAVQAQPSA; translated from the coding sequence ATGCAGCTTCTCCTCGACCTCCACCCGGACGCCTACCCCCTGAGCGGTTACCGCCGCAGGCAGTTGCTGGAGTGGGTGTTCGTGCATGGCGCGGGCGACTACGCCGCCATGAGCAACCTGCCGGCCGGGCTGCGGGAGGAACTCGCGCAGGAGTACACCCTCGACCCCTTCCGGAAGACCGAGACGTTCCGCAGTTCGGACGGCAGCGTCAAGTACCTGTTCACCCTGCCGGACCACCGGCAGATGGAAGCGGTGTACATGCCGTACCTGGACCGCAAGACGATCTGCGTGTCCACCATGGTCGGGTGCCCCGCCAAGTGCGCGTTCTGCGCGACGGGCGCGCTGGGCTTCGGGCGCAACCTGACGGCGGGCGAGGTGGTCGGGCAGATCCTGGCGGTCGCGCGCGGCGAGGGGCTGTCCCCGCGCGACCTGCGCAACCTGGTGTTCATGGGGATGGGGGAGCCCCTCCTGAACTACGACGCGACCATTCAGGCGGCGCGCATCCTGCTGCACCCGCTGGCGCTCGGCATGAGCAAGCGCCGCGTGACGCTCAGCACGGTGGGACTGGCCAAAGGCATCCGCCGACTGGCGCTCGAAGAGGACCTGGGCATCAAGCTGGCGATCAGCCTGCACGCGCCGGACGAGGAGACGCGCCAGCGGATCATTCCGACCGGCAACGCCAACTCCATCGACGAGATCATGGCGTCCGCCCGCGAGTACCAGGAGGTGACGGGCCGGCGCGTGACCTTCGAGTACGCGATGCTGCGCGGCGTGAACGACAGCGTCTGGCAGGCGGAACTGCTGGCGGACCTGCTGCGCGGCCTGGTGTCGCACGTGAACCTGATCCCCATGAACCCCTGGGACGGGAGCGGCTTCGAGGAGAGCACCGAGGCGGAACTGCAGGCGTTCTACGACGCGCTCGAACGGCGCGGCGTGGAGGTCAGCGTGCGCCGCTCGCGCGGGCGTGACGCGGGCGCGGCGTGCGGTCAGCTGGCCCTGAAGAATCCGGGCGCAGTGCAGGCCCAGCCGTCCGCCTGA
- a CDS encoding universal stress protein yields the protein MPDDPAPPGTTSPTGPPVPERLRLPRHDPPARQRGHHKVYVGMAAGVGKTTRALNDLRDHLQAGEDALIGLLETHGRAGTIQAAEGLPVWPRQQVTRGTVTLGELDVQGLLTRRPALVLIDELAHTNVPGSDSALAGREKRWQDVQVLLDAGIHVLSTVNVQHLESLHDTVTRLTGVRVRERLPDSVLQDADELVLVDVTPTDLRARLLTGKIYSPDKIDQSLSHFFTTENLTALRELAMRQMANVVEEEAPTGLPGVKERVMVAVAAEDTSARLIRRGARIAERMGGDLLVVSVRPAHLTGPAARYLDTYRTLTHALGGTFTMLGGTSSVARALVTYARQEHVTQIVVGESSRSRLETFLRGDIIAFLLRETRNVDVYVISRD from the coding sequence GTGCCGGACGACCCCGCTCCTCCCGGCACCACGTCCCCCACCGGCCCGCCCGTCCCGGAACGCCTCCGCCTGCCCCGCCACGACCCCCCCGCACGCCAGCGCGGACACCACAAGGTCTACGTGGGCATGGCGGCCGGGGTCGGCAAGACCACCCGGGCACTGAACGACCTGCGCGACCACCTGCAGGCCGGGGAGGACGCTCTCATCGGGCTGCTCGAAACGCACGGCCGCGCCGGGACCATCCAGGCCGCCGAGGGCCTCCCCGTCTGGCCCCGCCAGCAGGTCACGCGCGGCACCGTCACCCTCGGCGAACTCGACGTACAGGGCCTCCTCACGCGCCGCCCCGCCCTCGTCCTCATCGACGAACTCGCGCACACCAACGTGCCCGGCAGCGACTCCGCCCTCGCCGGACGCGAGAAACGCTGGCAGGACGTTCAGGTGCTCCTGGACGCGGGCATCCACGTGCTGTCCACCGTCAACGTCCAGCACCTCGAGAGCCTGCACGACACCGTCACGCGCCTCACCGGCGTCCGCGTGCGCGAGCGCCTCCCCGACAGCGTCCTGCAGGACGCCGACGAACTCGTCCTGGTGGACGTGACGCCCACCGACCTCCGCGCCCGCCTCCTGACCGGCAAGATCTACAGCCCCGACAAGATCGACCAGTCCCTCAGTCACTTCTTCACCACCGAGAACCTCACCGCGCTGCGCGAACTCGCCATGCGCCAGATGGCGAACGTCGTCGAGGAGGAAGCGCCCACCGGCCTGCCCGGCGTCAAGGAGCGCGTCATGGTCGCCGTCGCCGCCGAGGACACCTCTGCCCGCCTCATCCGGCGCGGCGCACGCATCGCCGAACGCATGGGCGGCGACCTGCTCGTCGTCAGCGTCCGCCCCGCGCACCTCACCGGTCCCGCCGCCCGCTACCTCGACACGTACCGCACCCTCACCCACGCCCTCGGCGGGACCTTCACCATGCTCGGCGGCACGTCCAGCGTCGCGCGTGCCCTCGTCACGTACGCCCGGCAGGAGCACGTCACGCAGATCGTGGTCGGCGAATCCAGCCGCAGCCGCCTGGAGACCTTCCTGCGCGGCGACATCATCGCCTTCCTGCTGCGCGAGACCCGCAACGTGGACGTGTACGTCATCAGCCGCGACTGA
- the kdpA gene encoding potassium-transporting ATPase subunit KdpA: MNTFLTFLVVFVLAWPLGLYTARFMRGERTLLDFLAPVERAFYRLMGVRFVPGGEAQGMDWRGYARALLFSNLLVGLVAFLIYVFQGALPLNPDHVGNLPWYVALNTAASFITNTNWQNYSGQSQLSYLSQMVGITALQIMTPAAGMAAMFALLRGLMGGHHGQPGNLGNYFVDITRLTTRLLIPVSVVLALLLTWQGVPSTFSGAKTATLLQPQTVTVSGKAQRVTTQTIPVGPVAAMVAIKQLGTNGGGWYGPNSAVPLENPTPLSNLLECASLILLPVTLVFALGSFLRRPRFGVMILSVMTVLCAALTFAVILAERAPNPALKGLALTGPNLEGKEVRFGADATALWASLTTSTSNGSVNGMHDSFTALGGVIPQVNMFLNDIYGGLGVGFINMFLFVVLTVFIAGLMVGRTPELFGRKIEVREMKIASLVILLQPLLVLGLTAVSLSVPSLTANLNPGFHGLSEVLYAFNSMYANNGSAFAGLGTGNSVWYNVSGACELIVARFLPIIGPLAIAGLLSVKRTSPETSGTLRVDTPIFAGTLLTVMLLLQLLNFAPALVLGGVSEHLTGTAVPAITSGATK, from the coding sequence GTGAACACCTTCCTGACCTTCCTCGTGGTGTTCGTGCTCGCGTGGCCGCTCGGGCTGTACACGGCGCGCTTCATGCGCGGCGAACGCACCCTCCTGGATTTCCTCGCGCCGGTCGAGCGGGCCTTCTACCGCCTGATGGGCGTCCGTTTCGTGCCGGGCGGTGAGGCGCAGGGCATGGACTGGCGCGGGTACGCGCGCGCCCTGCTGTTCTCGAACCTGCTCGTGGGCCTCGTCGCGTTCCTGATCTACGTCTTCCAGGGCGCGCTGCCGCTCAACCCCGACCACGTCGGCAACCTCCCGTGGTACGTGGCGCTCAACACCGCCGCGAGCTTCATCACGAACACCAACTGGCAGAACTACTCCGGGCAGTCGCAGCTGTCGTACCTGTCGCAGATGGTCGGCATCACGGCCCTGCAGATCATGACGCCCGCCGCGGGCATGGCCGCCATGTTCGCGCTGCTGCGCGGCCTGATGGGCGGCCACCACGGCCAGCCCGGCAACCTCGGGAACTACTTCGTGGACATCACGCGCCTCACCACGCGCCTCCTGATCCCGGTGAGCGTCGTGCTGGCCCTCCTGCTGACGTGGCAGGGCGTGCCCAGCACCTTCTCCGGCGCGAAGACCGCCACCCTGCTGCAGCCGCAGACGGTGACGGTGTCCGGCAAGGCGCAGAGGGTCACCACGCAGACCATTCCGGTCGGGCCGGTTGCCGCGATGGTCGCCATCAAGCAGCTCGGCACGAACGGCGGCGGCTGGTACGGCCCGAACAGTGCCGTGCCGCTCGAGAACCCCACGCCGCTCAGCAACCTGCTGGAGTGCGCGTCCCTGATCCTGCTGCCCGTGACACTGGTGTTCGCGCTCGGCAGCTTCCTGCGCCGCCCACGCTTCGGCGTGATGATCCTGAGCGTCATGACGGTCCTGTGCGCCGCCCTGACCTTCGCCGTGATCCTCGCGGAACGCGCCCCGAACCCCGCCCTGAAGGGCCTCGCCCTGACCGGCCCGAACCTGGAGGGCAAGGAGGTCCGCTTCGGCGCGGACGCGACCGCCCTGTGGGCCAGCCTCACCACCAGCACCTCCAACGGCAGCGTGAACGGCATGCACGACTCCTTCACCGCGCTGGGCGGCGTGATCCCGCAGGTCAACATGTTCCTGAACGACATCTACGGCGGGCTGGGCGTGGGCTTCATCAACATGTTCCTGTTCGTGGTCCTGACCGTCTTCATCGCGGGCCTGATGGTGGGCCGCACGCCGGAACTGTTCGGCCGCAAGATCGAGGTGCGCGAGATGAAGATCGCGTCGCTCGTGATCCTGCTGCAGCCGCTGCTGGTGCTGGGCCTCACCGCCGTCAGCCTGAGCGTCCCGAGCCTCACCGCTAACCTCAACCCCGGCTTCCACGGCCTCTCCGAGGTGCTGTACGCCTTCAACAGCATGTACGCCAACAACGGCTCCGCCTTCGCGGGCCTCGGGACCGGCAACAGCGTCTGGTACAACGTGTCCGGCGCCTGCGAACTGATCGTCGCGCGCTTCCTGCCGATCATCGGGCCGCTCGCCATCGCGGGCCTGCTGAGCGTGAAACGCACCTCGCCCGAAACGAGCGGCACCCTGCGCGTCGACACGCCCATCTTCGCGGGCACCCTGCTGACCGTGATGCTGCTCCTGCAACTCCTGAACTTCGCGCCGGCCCTGGTGCTGGGCGGCGTCAGCGAACACCTCACCGGGACCGCCGTGCCCGCCATCACCTCCGGAGCCACGAAATGA
- a CDS encoding sensor histidine kinase — protein MFVPRSVPAPSRPSWRPPESQVGGLSLALLLAVFLLDALTPNRLVFGILFAAPIALSGLTGSPATTRLFILLAVAGNVLAGVVNGLEGGWSSFDLANRVLSVLSALLVGFLTVRFREASTRAALLAAEEFRAGHERALRELTQAVSGPYDQAAFLERAAAALLAYAGADSVVLGAVSKAVLRAPYSAAERDGSVPGRLARPGQRLPTPFLARPAGSGLVWAVQGGDTLLARLPRPGDDDILMLMQAPAVNVEEVEQAVSVLRPLLERTRLLEELQENQSRLERHNSVIRELVYAFSHDLRTPLMANAMSMKNAIKGAYGPLPQEYLDTLHNGLDANAALLELAEKLLLVAKYEAGEPSPDPTVIDLRELTLGTVAQMEPLARERGVTLEPQLSGSLRVLGQRGELRRAIQNVLENALKFSPPGGTVRLALAALDGTAELQVSDEGPGLSAGTERQLYQRFRGRGPVPDLAGAAPPADLHGSGPGRSGLGRSGLGGTGLGLYLTQQVMAAHGGEVRYSRTQSARTVFSLTLPLLESA, from the coding sequence GTGTTCGTTCCGCGTTCCGTTCCCGCTCCGTCCAGGCCCTCGTGGCGTCCGCCCGAGTCGCAGGTGGGCGGGCTGAGTCTCGCGCTGCTGCTGGCCGTGTTCCTGCTGGACGCCCTCACCCCGAACCGGCTGGTGTTCGGCATCCTGTTCGCCGCGCCCATCGCGCTGTCCGGCCTGACCGGGTCGCCCGCCACGACGCGCCTGTTCATCCTGCTGGCCGTGGCGGGCAACGTGCTGGCGGGCGTCGTGAACGGCCTGGAGGGCGGGTGGAGCAGTTTCGATCTCGCGAACCGGGTGCTGTCCGTCCTGTCGGCGCTGCTGGTCGGGTTCCTGACTGTACGGTTCCGGGAGGCGAGCACCCGCGCGGCCCTGCTGGCCGCCGAGGAGTTCCGCGCGGGCCACGAGCGCGCCCTGCGGGAACTGACGCAGGCCGTGAGCGGCCCCTACGACCAGGCGGCGTTCCTGGAGCGGGCGGCCGCCGCGCTGCTCGCATACGCGGGCGCGGACAGCGTGGTGCTGGGCGCCGTCAGCAAGGCCGTGCTGCGCGCCCCGTACAGCGCCGCCGAACGTGACGGAAGCGTGCCGGGAAGACTGGCGCGGCCCGGGCAGCGCCTGCCGACACCGTTCCTGGCGCGGCCCGCCGGGAGCGGACTGGTGTGGGCGGTGCAGGGCGGCGACACGCTCCTGGCGCGCCTCCCGCGACCCGGCGACGACGACATCCTGATGCTGATGCAGGCCCCGGCCGTGAATGTCGAGGAGGTGGAGCAGGCCGTGTCGGTCCTGCGGCCCCTGCTGGAGCGCACGCGGCTGCTGGAGGAACTGCAGGAGAACCAGTCGCGGCTGGAGCGGCACAACAGCGTCATCCGGGAACTGGTGTACGCCTTCAGTCACGACCTGCGTACGCCCCTCATGGCGAACGCCATGAGCATGAAGAACGCCATCAAGGGCGCGTACGGCCCGCTGCCGCAGGAGTACCTCGATACGCTGCACAACGGCCTGGACGCCAACGCCGCGCTGCTGGAACTGGCGGAGAAGCTGCTGCTCGTCGCGAAGTATGAGGCGGGCGAGCCGAGTCCCGACCCGACCGTCATCGACCTGCGCGAACTGACGCTCGGGACGGTCGCGCAGATGGAGCCGCTCGCGCGGGAGCGGGGCGTGACGCTCGAACCGCAGCTGTCCGGGTCGCTGCGGGTGCTGGGGCAACGCGGGGAGCTGCGGCGCGCCATTCAGAACGTGCTGGAGAACGCCCTGAAGTTCAGCCCGCCGGGCGGCACGGTGCGGCTCGCGCTGGCCGCACTGGACGGCACGGCCGAACTGCAGGTGTCGGACGAAGGGCCGGGCCTGAGCGCCGGTACGGAACGGCAGCTGTACCAGCGGTTCCGGGGGCGCGGTCCCGTCCCGGATCTGGCCGGGGCGGCGCCGCCCGCCGATCTGCACGGGTCCGGGCCGGGCCGCTCGGGGCTGGGCCGCTCCGGGCTGGGCGGGACGGGCCTGGGCCTGTACCTGACGCAGCAGGTGATGGCCGCGCACGGCGGCGAGGTCCGCTACAGCCGCACGCAGAGTGCCCGCACCGTGTTCAGCCTGACGCTGCCGCTGCTGGAGAGCGCGTGA